Proteins encoded together in one Heliomicrobium gestii window:
- a CDS encoding indolepyruvate oxidoreductase subunit beta has product MKTFNLIIAGVGGQGGVLASRVFAEAALAAGYKVRTSETIGMAQREGSVISHVRVGERLWGALIPDGAADVLVSLELAESLKGWPKLAPHGRAVINGRPIIPPAASLGLTRYDEAAIVDFLQQQGQRVHLIDATAAALEIGNAKTTNMVMLGVLSTLPGLPVTAEMLWQAAENLLPSRLRDINRLAFQAGRRLGSCAETAPLVS; this is encoded by the coding sequence ATGAAAACCTTTAACCTGATCATCGCCGGCGTCGGCGGCCAAGGCGGCGTCCTGGCGTCGCGCGTCTTCGCCGAAGCCGCCCTGGCGGCTGGATACAAGGTCCGCACTTCGGAGACCATCGGCATGGCCCAACGGGAAGGATCTGTCATCAGCCATGTCCGTGTCGGTGAACGGCTCTGGGGCGCTCTGATCCCTGACGGCGCCGCCGATGTCCTCGTCAGCCTGGAACTGGCTGAGAGCCTCAAAGGCTGGCCAAAGCTCGCTCCTCATGGCCGGGCTGTCATCAACGGCCGCCCCATCATTCCCCCGGCCGCCTCCCTCGGTCTGACCCGTTACGATGAGGCGGCGATCGTCGACTTTTTGCAGCAACAGGGACAGCGCGTTCACCTCATCGATGCCACCGCCGCCGCCTTGGAGATTGGCAACGCCAAGACGACCAACATGGTCATGCTCGGCGTCCTTTCAACGCTGCCCGGCCTTCCTGTCACCGCCGAGATGCTCTGGCAAGCGGCGGAAAACCTCCTGCCCTCCCGCCTGCGCGACATCAACCGCCTGGCCTTCCAAGCGGGACGCCGCCTGGGGTCTTGTGCGGAAACAGCGCCTTTGGTATCCTAA
- a CDS encoding ABC transporter substrate-binding protein encodes MKPLHLMETVRTLFLGLGALPARMRKDLSSRMPRDLPSSLAANLRATVLGRMAVIFLAISLALAGCASQSANSRKTGDANPTAIRLSEVVHSVFYTPLYVALNLGYFEEEKLKIEMSTAWGGDKAMTALVAEQADIALIGPETIIYTLQQGLDKKILCFAQLTQRDGSFLVGRPGQNFSWDGLKGKTIIGARKGGVPEMVLERVLNEKGLQPFEDVKIIQNIQFTATAGAFQAGTGDYVALFEPTVSELEQAGAGQVVASLGVESGKIPYTVFMASDDYINKNRAAVIAFTKALYRAQQWTASHSIDEITDVILPSFQGSDRAVVRKAVERYHRQESWAVDPQMQLGGLDYLQSIIESAGELKQRIPEERLIRRDIAEEVLRGTLRPQ; translated from the coding sequence ATGAAGCCGCTGCATCTGATGGAGACAGTCAGAACGCTTTTCTTGGGACTGGGGGCGCTGCCGGCGAGGATGCGGAAGGATCTGTCGTCGAGAATGCCGAGGGATCTGCCGTCGAGTCTGGCGGCGAATCTTCGGGCGACCGTGCTTGGCAGGATGGCGGTCATCTTTTTGGCGATTAGCCTTGCCCTGGCCGGTTGCGCCTCCCAGTCGGCGAACTCGCGCAAGACCGGTGATGCCAATCCCACAGCCATCCGTCTCAGTGAAGTGGTTCACTCCGTCTTTTACACGCCCCTCTATGTGGCGCTCAACCTCGGCTACTTCGAGGAGGAGAAGCTGAAAATCGAGATGAGCACCGCTTGGGGTGGCGACAAGGCGATGACGGCGCTCGTGGCCGAACAGGCGGACATTGCCCTGATTGGGCCGGAAACGATCATCTACACGCTGCAACAGGGATTGGACAAAAAGATCCTCTGCTTCGCCCAACTGACCCAGCGCGATGGTTCCTTTCTGGTAGGACGCCCGGGACAGAACTTTTCCTGGGATGGGCTGAAAGGCAAGACGATCATCGGCGCCCGCAAAGGCGGCGTGCCGGAGATGGTGCTGGAGCGGGTTCTGAATGAAAAGGGACTGCAACCGTTCGAAGACGTCAAGATCATTCAGAACATCCAGTTCACCGCGACCGCCGGCGCCTTCCAAGCGGGAACCGGCGACTATGTGGCCCTCTTTGAACCGACTGTGTCCGAGTTGGAACAGGCTGGCGCCGGTCAGGTCGTCGCTTCCCTGGGTGTGGAATCGGGCAAAATCCCCTACACCGTCTTTATGGCTTCCGATGACTACATCAACAAAAACCGGGCGGCTGTCATCGCCTTCACGAAGGCTCTCTATCGAGCCCAGCAATGGACGGCGTCCCACAGCATTGACGAGATCACCGACGTGATCCTGCCATCCTTCCAGGGGAGTGACCGCGCGGTTGTCCGAAAAGCGGTCGAACGGTACCACAGGCAGGAAAGCTGGGCCGTCGATCCGCAGATGCAACTGGGCGGATTGGATTATCTCCAGTCGATCATCGAATCGGCGGGAGAACTGAAGCAGCGAATCCCTGAGGAGCGCCTGATCCGCCGGGACATCGCTGAAGAGGTTCTGCGGGGGACCCTTCGGCCCCAATGA
- the yihA gene encoding ribosome biogenesis GTP-binding protein YihA/YsxC, protein MKIKEAEFVISAVKGEQYPEDNFPEVALVGRSNVGKSSLINKLCNRRHLARTSSTPGKTQTLNFYRINQAAYIVDLPGYGYASVSKTQRASWGSMMEHYLRKRPQLRGVIQLIDIRHPPSKDDIAMREWLNHFKIGAAVIATKADKINRGQYAKQVKQIRQDLGVPKEIPIIVFSAETGHGKEDVLDLLDYFWNGMETQPEV, encoded by the coding sequence CTGAAAATCAAAGAGGCGGAATTTGTGATCAGCGCTGTCAAAGGGGAACAGTACCCGGAAGATAACTTCCCCGAGGTGGCCCTGGTCGGCCGTTCCAATGTGGGCAAGTCTTCCTTGATCAACAAACTTTGCAACCGTCGTCATCTGGCCCGCACCTCGTCGACACCGGGGAAGACGCAGACGCTTAACTTTTACCGGATCAATCAGGCCGCCTATATCGTCGACCTGCCAGGCTACGGTTATGCCAGCGTCTCGAAAACGCAGCGGGCCAGTTGGGGATCGATGATGGAGCACTACCTGAGAAAACGGCCCCAACTCCGCGGCGTCATCCAACTGATCGACATCCGCCACCCGCCTTCCAAAGACGACATCGCCATGCGCGAATGGCTGAACCACTTCAAGATCGGCGCCGCTGTCATCGCCACCAAGGCTGATAAGATCAACCGGGGTCAGTACGCCAAACAGGTCAAGCAGATCCGGCAGGATCTGGGCGTTCCCAAGGAGATCCCGATCATCGTTTTTTCCGCCGAAACGGGTCATGGCAAAGAGGATGTGCTCGATCTGCTCGATTACTTCTGGAATGGAATGGAGACACAGCCGGAGGTGTGA
- a CDS encoding ABC transporter ATP-binding protein, giving the protein MKVEEKQTGVEGEQGRAEGAGKEQPHVDTEPAVRLRDVSVTYQTPKGEIPALAGVDLDIAAGDFVAIVGPSGCGKSTILSLIAGLFAPTSGEVFVGGKAAGLHSARVGYMLQQDFLLPWRTVRDNARLGLELLGEGHQEQEKRVDRLLETYGLGHFLQHHPRELSGGMRQRVALVRTLAVEPEIFLLDEPFSALDYQTRTAIQEEVWRALRASKRTIILVTHDVVEAVAMSDRVIVLSSRPARIQRELPIDFGPERPGPWQARKAAGFHEYVDTLWDELKVYVDREREKGG; this is encoded by the coding sequence ATGAAGGTTGAGGAAAAGCAAACCGGTGTAGAAGGAGAGCAAGGGCGTGCGGAAGGAGCGGGCAAGGAGCAGCCTCATGTGGACACAGAACCGGCGGTCCGACTGAGGGATGTTTCGGTGACCTATCAGACGCCCAAGGGGGAAATTCCGGCCCTGGCCGGGGTTGATCTGGATATTGCAGCGGGAGACTTTGTGGCCATCGTCGGCCCGAGCGGCTGTGGGAAGAGCACCATCCTGTCGTTGATCGCCGGGCTCTTCGCGCCCACGTCAGGGGAAGTTTTTGTTGGCGGAAAAGCGGCTGGCCTGCACAGCGCCCGGGTGGGCTATATGCTTCAGCAGGATTTTCTGCTCCCGTGGCGGACTGTGCGGGACAATGCCCGGCTGGGGTTGGAACTGTTGGGAGAAGGTCATCAGGAGCAGGAGAAGCGGGTCGATCGGTTGCTGGAGACCTACGGGTTGGGCCATTTTTTGCAGCATCATCCCCGAGAACTCTCTGGCGGCATGCGGCAACGGGTCGCCCTGGTGCGCACATTGGCCGTCGAACCGGAAATCTTTTTGCTTGACGAACCCTTTTCCGCTCTTGACTACCAGACGCGGACGGCGATCCAGGAAGAGGTCTGGCGGGCGCTGCGCGCTTCCAAGCGGACGATCATCCTGGTCACCCATGATGTGGTCGAGGCGGTGGCTATGAGCGACCGCGTGATCGTCCTATCGTCCCGGCCGGCCCGGATTCAGCGGGAGTTGCCCATCGATTTTGGCCCGGAGCGGCCCGGTCCCTGGCAGGCCCGCAAGGCGGCGGGGTTTCATGAGTACGTCGACACCCTGTGGGATGAACTGAAAGTTTATGTCGACCGGGAGCGGGAGAAGGGGGGATGA
- a CDS encoding thiamine pyrophosphate-dependent enzyme — MNRIAEPPRRLLMGNEAIAWGAIEAGVRVVAAYPGTPSTEVTEKILHHAGEYGIYAEWSVNEKVALETAIAASWTGARAMACMKQVGLNVASDPLMTLAYLGVKGGLVLIVADDPGPHSSQTEQDTRLFARFAKLPVLDPATPEEAREMVKAAFQLSEDLQVPVIVRPTTRTAHVCQDVAFAPPPKPALPLPPVRFERDPGWVILPALSAKRHRRLNAIQEEMRRWFLRHRLNGIATPCGEEATMSPAPPSLCDEATERMGNSGDLARATADLAIVAGGVAYNYVREGLDILGVSIPVYKVGAPVPLPAAPIVDFLRDKTAVLIVEEQEPVIEEQLTIEAYRTGLSLSIIGKHSGHLPREGEFNTDLLLPLLRRFVSDSIHCHGVPLGKGAPATSADRVTAKAQATPVTPETSATTETVASGAEMAVPPAPPLRTPILCAGCPHRNSFYAFIQAARSRDALFTGDIGCYTLGAMPPLGAADTIVCMGASVAMAAGFSQIEPDRPHIAFLGDSTFFHSGIPPLVNAVYQQARMTLVVLDNRTTAMTGHQPHPGLGRKGTGEVAPTIDIAAVARGCGVEWVRTVDPYDIAATVAAAKEALDYPGVSVLIARRDCVNLVRRSTPHRIDPDACRRCGICLRKFGCPALYEVKSLAHGEGQGGKTTVAIAREKCFGCGGCAQVCPWKAISPEVES, encoded by the coding sequence ATGAACAGAATCGCTGAACCGCCGCGCCGGTTGCTGATGGGAAATGAAGCGATCGCCTGGGGCGCCATCGAGGCCGGCGTCCGTGTGGTCGCTGCCTATCCCGGCACACCGTCGACGGAAGTGACAGAAAAAATCCTGCACCATGCAGGTGAATATGGCATTTACGCCGAGTGGTCCGTCAATGAGAAGGTGGCTTTGGAAACGGCCATCGCCGCATCCTGGACGGGCGCCCGGGCCATGGCCTGCATGAAACAGGTCGGTCTCAATGTGGCCTCCGATCCCTTGATGACTCTGGCCTATCTGGGCGTGAAGGGCGGCCTCGTCCTGATCGTCGCCGACGATCCGGGACCCCACAGTTCCCAGACAGAACAGGATACGCGCCTTTTCGCCCGCTTCGCCAAGCTTCCTGTCCTCGATCCGGCCACGCCGGAGGAAGCTCGGGAGATGGTGAAGGCGGCTTTTCAATTGTCCGAGGATCTGCAGGTTCCCGTCATCGTCCGGCCCACCACGCGGACAGCCCATGTCTGCCAGGATGTGGCTTTTGCCCCGCCGCCCAAGCCGGCTCTCCCTCTCCCGCCGGTCCGCTTTGAGCGCGATCCCGGTTGGGTGATCCTCCCTGCCCTGTCGGCCAAACGCCATCGCCGCCTCAATGCGATCCAGGAGGAGATGCGCCGCTGGTTTTTGCGACATCGCCTAAACGGGATCGCCACACCCTGCGGCGAAGAGGCGACGATGTCTCCCGCGCCTCCGTCCCTTTGTGACGAAGCCACCGAACGCATGGGGAATTCCGGGGATCTTGCTAGAGCCACTGCCGATCTCGCCATCGTCGCTGGCGGCGTAGCTTACAACTATGTCCGAGAAGGCCTTGACATCCTTGGCGTCTCCATCCCCGTCTACAAGGTAGGCGCCCCCGTCCCCCTGCCTGCCGCGCCCATCGTCGATTTTCTGCGCGACAAGACAGCGGTGCTGATCGTGGAGGAACAGGAACCGGTCATCGAAGAACAGTTGACTATCGAGGCGTACCGCACCGGCCTTTCTCTCTCGATCATCGGGAAGCACTCGGGCCACCTCCCCCGAGAGGGTGAGTTCAACACCGATCTCCTGCTGCCCCTCTTGCGCCGCTTTGTCTCCGACTCGATCCATTGCCATGGGGTTCCCCTTGGTAAGGGCGCGCCGGCCACCTCCGCCGATCGCGTCACCGCAAAAGCGCAGGCGACGCCGGTGACTCCGGAGACCTCTGCGACCACGGAGACTGTCGCTTCCGGCGCGGAAATGGCGGTACCGCCGGCGCCGCCGCTGCGCACCCCCATCCTCTGCGCCGGCTGTCCCCACCGCAACAGCTTTTACGCCTTCATCCAGGCAGCCCGCAGCCGCGACGCCCTCTTCACCGGCGACATCGGCTGCTACACCTTGGGCGCCATGCCGCCGCTGGGGGCGGCGGACACCATCGTCTGCATGGGCGCCTCGGTGGCCATGGCGGCCGGTTTTTCTCAGATCGAACCGGACCGGCCCCATATCGCCTTTTTGGGCGATTCGACCTTCTTCCACTCCGGCATCCCGCCACTGGTCAACGCTGTCTACCAGCAAGCCCGCATGACGCTGGTCGTGCTGGACAACCGGACGACCGCCATGACCGGCCACCAGCCTCACCCCGGCCTCGGCCGCAAAGGCACGGGCGAAGTCGCGCCGACCATCGACATCGCCGCTGTCGCCCGCGGCTGTGGCGTCGAATGGGTGCGCACCGTCGACCCCTATGACATCGCCGCCACCGTCGCCGCCGCGAAGGAAGCCCTGGACTATCCCGGCGTCTCTGTCCTCATCGCCCGGCGCGACTGCGTCAATCTCGTGCGCCGGTCCACACCGCACCGGATCGACCCTGATGCCTGCCGTCGTTGCGGCATCTGCCTGCGCAAATTCGGCTGCCCCGCCCTGTACGAGGTGAAGTCGCTCGCTCACGGCGAGGGACAAGGCGGCAAAACCACCGTCGCCATCGCCCGGGAAAAGTGTTTCGGTTGCGGCGGCTGCGCCCAGGTCTGTCCTTGGAAGGCCATTTCGCCGGAGGTGGAGTCATGA
- a CDS encoding phenylacetate--CoA ligase family protein gives MTSTAVACERAEIRRPIDFEAIAESQFPQLAQSLRRAYQGSSFYRERFDAAGIAPEDICSVEDLARLPFTTKQDLRQAYPLGLMAVDEEEVVRIHSSSGTTGKPVIVPYTQKDVDDWAIMMARCLETVGVGRRDRVQVTPGYGLWTAGIGFQAGVERLGAMTIPTGPGNTNKQLEMMTDLKTSVLIGTSSYGLLLAEEAERRGIVDAIQLRLGVFGSERWGDKLRRRIEEILGIETFDIYGLTEIYGPGIAIDCPCHEGLHYWSDYLIFEVIDPETGHVLPPGQEGELVITTIAKEGMPLIRYRTRDITTIETHACSCGSPFPMIRRVLGRTDDMIKIKGVNIYPGQIDHVLKHTPGVSSEYQIVLDRIDNKDHIRIRVELSNGHRPEEVAQACRKNIKSVIGIIADVEVLPHGGLPRSEKKTKRVFDNRYDYLDGAPS, from the coding sequence ATGACCTCAACAGCCGTCGCCTGTGAGCGGGCGGAGATTCGCCGTCCCATCGATTTTGAGGCCATTGCCGAAAGCCAGTTTCCCCAACTGGCTCAATCGTTGCGCCGCGCCTACCAGGGCAGTTCCTTTTACCGGGAGCGTTTTGATGCGGCAGGGATCGCGCCGGAGGACATCTGTTCGGTAGAAGATCTGGCCCGCCTGCCTTTTACGACGAAGCAGGATCTTCGACAAGCCTATCCGTTGGGCTTGATGGCGGTCGATGAGGAAGAGGTTGTCCGCATCCACTCCTCGTCGGGCACGACAGGCAAACCGGTCATCGTGCCCTACACCCAAAAGGATGTGGACGACTGGGCCATCATGATGGCTCGCTGCTTGGAAACAGTCGGCGTCGGTCGCCGCGACCGCGTGCAGGTCACGCCCGGTTACGGCTTGTGGACGGCCGGCATCGGCTTTCAGGCCGGTGTCGAGCGGCTGGGCGCCATGACGATCCCGACAGGCCCCGGCAACACGAACAAGCAATTGGAAATGATGACGGACCTGAAGACCTCCGTGCTGATCGGCACCTCCTCCTACGGCCTGTTGCTGGCGGAGGAAGCAGAGCGCCGGGGGATCGTCGACGCGATCCAACTGCGTCTGGGCGTCTTTGGCTCCGAGCGGTGGGGCGACAAGCTGCGCCGGCGCATCGAGGAGATCCTGGGCATCGAAACCTTTGACATCTACGGCCTGACAGAGATTTATGGACCGGGCATCGCCATCGACTGCCCCTGCCACGAAGGGCTGCACTACTGGTCTGACTACCTCATCTTTGAGGTCATCGACCCGGAAACGGGCCATGTCCTCCCGCCGGGACAGGAAGGCGAACTGGTGATCACCACCATCGCCAAGGAAGGCATGCCCCTCATCCGCTACCGCACCCGGGACATCACCACCATTGAGACGCACGCCTGCTCCTGTGGCAGCCCCTTCCCCATGATCCGCCGCGTGCTGGGGCGGACCGACGACATGATCAAGATCAAAGGGGTCAACATCTACCCCGGCCAGATCGACCATGTCCTCAAACACACACCGGGCGTTTCGAGCGAATACCAGATCGTCCTGGATCGGATCGACAACAAGGATCACATCCGCATCCGCGTCGAGTTGTCAAATGGCCACCGGCCGGAAGAAGTGGCCCAAGCCTGCCGCAAAAACATCAAGTCGGTCATCGGCATCATCGCCGATGTGGAGGTGCTTCCTCACGGCGGACTGCCGCGCAGTGAGAAAAAGACGAAGCGTGTCTTCGACAACCGCTACGATTATTTGGACGGTGCGCCATCTTGA
- the lon gene encoding endopeptidase La — translation MAEEKKIRQTIQELPLLPLRGIIVFPYMVVHLDVGRERSVNSIEEAMAQDRLIFLATQKEAQTDQPGAEDIYQIGAIAEIKQLLKLPGGTIRVLVEGLARGEILEYLDMEPLIRVRVREHIEPDVKTNAIEALMRSLINQFEQYVKISKKIPPETFVSVVAVEDPGRLSDIISSHLTLKTQDKQRLLEALDVAERLEILTEILAKEMEILELERKINVRVRKQMEKTQKEYYLREQIKAIQKELGEKEDRQAEGEELRDKITKAKLPKEVEEKALREVERLEKMPPMVAEATVVRNYLEWLLALPWAKQTKDRLDIDKAEVILNEDHFGLDKVKERIIEYLAIRKLAQKMKGPIICFVGPPGVGKTSLARSIARALERKFVRLSLGGVRDEAEIRGHRRTYVGAMPGRLIQGLRTAGSKNPVFLLDEIDKMSMDFRGDPASALLEVLDPEQNSTFSDHFIEVPFDLSKVLFITTANGMHNIPRPLLDRMEVIYIPGYTEEEKTRIALDHLISKQLKEHGLKKEQVQISENTVRRLIREYTREAGVRNLEREIAGLCRKSARAIVKEPERRVSISASNLPSFIGIPRYRYGLAEAESQVGVATGLAWTETGGDTLAIEVALMAGKGSLALTGKLGDVMKESAQAGLTYVRSRASELGIADNFHQSTDIHIHVPEGAIPKDGPSAGITIATALTSALTRRPVRREVAMTGEITLRGRVLPVGGIKEKMLAANRAGCTTVILPAENKKDLEDVPANVKKKLRFILVEHMDQVIQEALLEATPVQEPEPPETIPAALETPVPVYQGMIGETPPGLQT, via the coding sequence ATGGCCGAAGAAAAGAAGATACGGCAAACGATACAGGAATTGCCCCTTTTGCCGTTACGGGGGATAATCGTCTTTCCTTACATGGTGGTGCACCTGGATGTGGGCCGGGAGCGTTCCGTCAATTCCATTGAGGAAGCGATGGCCCAGGATCGGCTGATCTTTCTGGCGACCCAGAAAGAAGCCCAGACCGATCAACCCGGCGCCGAAGATATCTATCAGATCGGCGCTATCGCCGAGATCAAACAACTACTCAAACTCCCTGGCGGAACCATCCGCGTGCTCGTCGAAGGTTTAGCCCGTGGGGAGATTCTCGAATACCTCGATATGGAACCGCTCATTCGGGTCCGCGTGCGCGAGCATATCGAACCGGATGTGAAGACAAACGCTATTGAAGCCTTGATGCGTTCTCTTATCAACCAGTTTGAGCAATATGTGAAAATCTCCAAAAAAATTCCGCCGGAAACCTTTGTTTCTGTCGTGGCGGTGGAAGATCCCGGCCGTTTGTCCGATATCATCTCCTCCCATCTGACATTGAAAACCCAAGACAAACAACGCCTCTTGGAAGCGTTGGATGTGGCGGAGCGCCTGGAGATCCTGACGGAGATCCTGGCAAAAGAGATGGAGATCCTCGAACTGGAGCGCAAGATCAACGTCCGCGTCCGCAAACAGATGGAAAAAACCCAGAAGGAATACTACCTGCGAGAGCAGATCAAGGCCATCCAAAAAGAACTGGGCGAGAAAGAAGACCGCCAGGCCGAAGGCGAGGAGCTTCGCGACAAGATCACCAAGGCGAAGCTGCCCAAGGAGGTCGAGGAAAAGGCGCTGCGCGAGGTCGAACGCCTCGAGAAAATGCCGCCTATGGTGGCGGAAGCGACGGTGGTCCGCAACTACCTCGAGTGGCTCCTGGCCCTGCCCTGGGCGAAACAGACGAAAGATCGCCTCGACATCGACAAGGCCGAGGTGATCCTCAACGAGGACCATTTCGGACTCGACAAGGTGAAGGAGCGGATCATCGAGTACCTGGCCATCCGCAAGCTCGCCCAGAAGATGAAGGGCCCTATCATCTGTTTCGTCGGTCCGCCTGGCGTGGGCAAAACGTCGCTGGCTCGTTCCATCGCCCGGGCCTTGGAGCGCAAGTTTGTGCGTCTCTCCCTGGGCGGCGTCCGTGACGAGGCGGAGATTCGCGGTCACCGGCGCACCTATGTGGGGGCGATGCCTGGCCGGTTGATCCAGGGCTTGCGCACGGCGGGATCGAAAAACCCTGTCTTTCTTCTCGACGAGATCGACAAGATGAGCATGGACTTCCGCGGCGACCCGGCGTCGGCGCTCCTTGAGGTCCTCGACCCGGAACAAAACAGCACCTTTTCCGATCACTTCATCGAGGTTCCCTTCGACCTCTCGAAGGTGTTGTTCATCACCACAGCCAATGGCATGCACAATATCCCCCGTCCGCTCCTCGACCGGATGGAGGTCATCTACATCCCCGGCTACACAGAGGAAGAAAAGACGCGCATCGCCCTCGATCACCTCATTTCCAAGCAGTTGAAAGAACATGGTCTGAAAAAAGAACAGGTTCAGATCTCTGAGAACACGGTGCGCCGCCTGATTCGCGAGTACACCCGCGAGGCAGGTGTGCGGAACCTGGAACGGGAGATCGCCGGTCTGTGCCGCAAAAGCGCCCGGGCGATCGTCAAAGAACCGGAGCGCCGCGTCTCCATCTCGGCGAGCAACCTGCCGTCGTTCATCGGCATACCGCGCTACCGCTATGGTCTTGCCGAAGCGGAATCCCAGGTGGGCGTCGCCACAGGTCTCGCCTGGACGGAAACGGGCGGTGACACCCTGGCCATCGAGGTGGCCTTGATGGCGGGCAAAGGCAGTTTGGCCTTGACGGGCAAACTGGGCGACGTGATGAAGGAATCGGCCCAGGCCGGCCTGACCTATGTGCGCTCCCGCGCCAGCGAGTTGGGCATCGCCGACAACTTCCATCAGAGCACAGACATTCACATTCACGTTCCTGAAGGCGCCATCCCCAAAGACGGCCCTTCCGCCGGGATCACCATCGCTACAGCCCTTACATCGGCCCTCACGCGGCGTCCGGTTCGCCGGGAGGTGGCCATGACCGGCGAGATCACCCTGCGCGGTCGTGTGTTGCCTGTCGGCGGCATCAAAGAGAAGATGCTGGCGGCCAACCGCGCCGGATGCACGACCGTCATTTTGCCGGCGGAGAACAAAAAGGACCTGGAAGACGTACCGGCCAATGTGAAGAAGAAGCTGCGCTTCATCCTGGTGGAGCACATGGATCAGGTCATCCAGGAGGCATTGCTCGAAGCGACGCCGGTTCAGGAGCCTGAGCCCCCTGAGACGATCCCTGCTGCGCTGGAGACGCCCGTCCCGGTTTATCAAGGCATGATCGGAGAGACGCCGCCGGGACTGCAAACCTGA
- a CDS encoding ABC transporter permease → MSTIPRQEYLQRLRREKWRIGLIQGGLLIGALVAWEVLANQRVIDPFLVSKPSQIAALLLKLAEEGALWQHVAVTVGETIAGFLLGTILGLGAAILLWWFPALARLVDPFLVVLNSTPKIALGPIFIVWMGNGVGAILTMALTISVITTITVIYAGFTETPEGYIKLIRVFGGSRWDILRKVILPASAPTIVAALKVNIGLTLVGVIVGEFLVSKAGLGYLIIYGGQVFQLTLVIASIVILAVVAAVLYQAVAWLEQRWVSGGSMGTTRARLGSGG, encoded by the coding sequence GTGTCGACGATTCCGCGCCAGGAATACCTACAGCGCCTCCGCAGGGAAAAATGGCGAATCGGCCTGATCCAAGGGGGGCTTTTGATCGGCGCCCTTGTCGCCTGGGAGGTGTTGGCCAATCAGCGCGTCATCGACCCCTTCCTGGTCAGCAAGCCCAGCCAGATTGCGGCGCTGTTGCTGAAACTGGCTGAAGAGGGAGCGCTGTGGCAGCATGTGGCGGTCACCGTCGGCGAAACGATCGCCGGTTTTCTGCTGGGCACAATCCTTGGCCTTGGCGCCGCCATCCTGCTCTGGTGGTTCCCGGCGCTGGCCCGGCTGGTCGATCCCTTTTTGGTCGTGCTGAACAGCACCCCGAAGATCGCTCTCGGACCAATCTTTATCGTCTGGATGGGCAACGGCGTCGGCGCCATCCTGACGATGGCGCTGACGATTTCCGTGATCACCACCATCACGGTCATTTACGCAGGTTTCACTGAGACGCCCGAGGGATACATCAAGCTGATCCGCGTCTTTGGCGGGAGCCGGTGGGATATCCTGCGCAAGGTGATCCTGCCGGCGTCGGCGCCGACCATTGTGGCTGCCCTGAAGGTCAATATCGGCCTTACGCTGGTCGGCGTCATCGTCGGCGAGTTTCTCGTATCCAAAGCGGGCCTGGGCTACCTGATCATCTACGGCGGCCAGGTCTTTCAGTTGACCCTCGTCATCGCCAGCATCGTGATCCTGGCGGTCGTGGCGGCGGTCTTGTACCAGGCGGTGGCTTGGCTGGAACAGCGCTGGGTATCTGGCGGCTCGATGGGAACGACACGGGCTCGCTTGGGCTCGGGGGGATGA